TTCATCAAGAATCAGACCGACGACATTCGCGGCCTGGACAAGCGGGGAATGGGCCACGGCGAGGCGCTCGAGGGCGAGGGCTACGCCAAGGTGGACGGGTTCCTGGGCAACTTCGGGGAGTGGACCGCCAACCCGCTGCTCATCAGCCACGGCCTGGGCATGTGGGCGCTGGCGCAGCACTACCGGATCACCCGTGACGCCAAGTGGCTGAAGACGCCCATTTCCAATCCGCTCGGTCCGCGCTCCCCTTTGGAGGCGATGATCAAGGCGTTCGATTGGGTGAGCGTGCAGCGCAAGAGAACGATGCACGACTTCTATGCCCAGAGACCGGCCCATTACGGCTTGCTCCCGCCTGCTTCAGCCCATGATTGGCTGGCAGGGAGCACGATCTTCAACGACGCCTGGTGCATCTACGGCATGACGGAGGTCGTGCGCCTTCTGCGCGAGATTAAGCATTCGCGCGCTGATGGGATGGCCAAGGAGCTGGCCGACTACCGCGAAGCTCTTGCTCACCGTTACTCTGACGCAACCGCGGCAGCGGAACAGATGCTCAGGGAGGACGGCTCGTACCTTGACTTCGTCCCGCGGATGGTTTCGGAGCTCGATTGGCGCAAGATTGACTGGACCTACACCGGCTATGGGCCCGTTCGTGCAGCCGCAATGGGTGCGCTCGACCCTCAGCACTCGCTGGTCGATCTATCGCTCAAGTTCCTCGAAGAGGGAATGCCGAAGGGCGAGGGACCTTACTTCAGCGCACACATCCAACATCCGGATATCGCCGACATCAACTGGGGCAAGATCTCCGACCCCAATGCGCCGCGCCATTGGCTGTGGCGGCACTACGTGGAGTACGAGACCATGTGGCCGGTCGCGGGGCACCTGTTCCTGGCCCTGGACGACCTCCCGAAGTTCTTTGAGTTCCTCTTCAACAACCTGGCCGTGGCGGTGCACAAAGATTGGAAGGTGGGGGTGGAATCGCTGGACGGCGTCCCGAGTTGCGCGCCGGGAGACAGCGAGCGCTGGCAGACCATTAGGCGGATGTTCGTCAATGAGACCGGCGGCTACGACGGCTCCGCGCAGTCGCTTTTCCTGCTTCAGGCGATGCCGCGAGAATGGCTGAAGCCGGGCGCGAAGCTTGGCGTCAAGGACATGGGAACGGCTTTCGGGGGGAAGGTGGACCTGGACGTGACTGTTGCGAGAGGAGGATCATCCGTCAGCGTGAGCTTGTCCGCGAAGGCGATCGCCGTGCAGCCAAAGGAGGTGTTGATGCGGCTCCGGTCCGGCAGCGGCCGTCCGCTTAAGTCGGCAACGGTCAACGGCAAGGCGGCGAAGGTTCTGACGGGGGATCGAATCCACCTTCCGAAGATCCTTAAAGGCGAATACCGCATCGTAGGGCGGTACTAGAGGCGAGAAGTAACGGGCCATGAATGGTACGTTGGGTCCAGGGAATGCCCGTGAGGTTACGGTGCAACGGCACTTCGCCATTCCCTGTAGGAAGGGATGAAAGCCCGTGAACCTCAAGCCACCAAAGACCAACCCTGCGAAGCGAAACACCCCAGGGCTTTTCAGCCGCCTTTCCTCGGTTCAGGTCACCAGCAAGAAGTTCGACGACTTCTTAAGCGTCTCGGGGTGTCTGCTTTATTGCCTTGGGGCACTTGGACTGTTCTTGATCGCTCAACAGACTGGCAACGGTTCGCGGTATTCCGGGCATAGTCAGAACTCGACTCAGCTCTTGGGGTTTATCGAGTACACGGTCCTTGCGACCTGGGGTCTGGCCTCCCTCTACGGGCTCGTGGCGGGAAAGGTGTGGACGAGTCGAGCCATCGGCTGCCTTTTTGCCTCCGGACTTGCGACTGCCGTACTCCCGGCTACTTTTGAGCCGTGGGTGGTTTTTGCCTTGTCGATCGGTTTCCTCCTTTACCCTCGAATCAGGGACCTTCGAGGGGCAGATACCGGTGCTGACAAGTCCGCTGGTCGAAAGCGGTGACAAGTCACCGGGCCCCAAAAGGACTACCCCATGCTCAGGTAGCGCTCTCCACGATCTGGGAGCATCGTGACGATCGTATGCCCCGGCCCCAGAGCCTGAGCAACCGCTTTGGCCCCGAGTACATTGGCGCCGGAGGAAATGCCCACAAGCAACCCCTCAGTGCGCGTGATTCGGTGCGATTCCTCAATGGCTTCGGCGGTTTTGATACGCACCACCTGATCGATCTCTGAGACGTTCACGACGTCCGGAATGAACCCATCCGCCAGCCCCTGGATGCCGTGGTGCCCCGGAGGATCGCCGGAAAGCACCGCCGATTCGTCCGCTTCGACCGCCACGACACGCACCGACGGGCTTTCCTTTCTGAGTGCCCTGCCAACCCCCATCAGCGTGCCCCCTGTACCGACGCCCATCACGAACGCATCGATCGTTCCGGGCACCTGCGCCAGGATTTCGGGGCCAGTGGTCGTTTCATGGCAGAGGGGGTTGTTCGGGTTGGAGAACTGGCTCGGCAGGAAGAGGTTGGTGTCCTTCTTGGCCCGTTCTCGCGTCTCGTGAACCGCCGCCAAAATGTCGGTGAGCTGGTCGATAAGTTCAAGCTCTGCGCCAAACCCCTGGATCATCGCGCGGCGCTCCTGGCTCACGGTCTTGGGCATCATGATTCGAACCTTGTAGCCCTTGCGCGCGCCGACCATGCTCAGCGCGATGCCGGTGTTGCCGCTGGTGACTTCAAGAATGGTCATTCCGGGACGAAGCTCGCCGTGCTTCTCGGCTTGGCTGATGATGAATGCCGCAATGCTATCCTTGATGCTGCCGCCCGGATTCTGAAACTCGCTCTTGGCGAAGATCGAGCAACCGGTTTCCTTGCTCGCCTCGCGAAGCTTGATGACCGGCGTGTAGCCGACCCCATCGAGCAGGTCGGCGGGCCTCATGCAAATGGGAACGTGACGGGGACAGGGAAGGCCGCAGCCGGACAGCGACGTACCGGACTGCATCAGGTCGCTCATATCTCTATTCTAGGGCTCTGCGGGTCCAAAGGTCGCAAGCTATACACTTTCGTCAAGCTTTGCCAACCTTACGCAGCCTCGAACGTATGAAGGAATAGGGTTCGACCTGCAACATCCCCGTCCGTTAAGGACTGCAGATCGAGACCCTTTGCGCCCGGTTTGTCCTCTAGTACCATGAGGCGGGCGGCAGAAACCGAACAGCCGGATCCTTCAGCGCTATGCACCAAGCTCCGCTACCCCCCGAATATCAGAACCTCTCACCCGAGGAGACTCGGACCCGCATCCAGGCCGCGAAACGGGCTATGGGCAGCCGCCTGGTGATCCTGGGCCACCACTACCAGCGCGACGAGATCATCGAGCACGCCGACTTCCGAGGGGACAGCTACAAACTGTGCAAGGACGCCCAGAGGCATCCTGAAGCGGAGTTCATCGTGTTCTGCGGCGTGCACTTTATGGCCGAAAGCGCCGACATCCTGACCGACAAGCGCGTGATCCTACCCAACCTTGCCGCCGGTTGCTCGATGGCGGATATGGCGAACATCTTTCAGGTGAGGAAGTGCTGGAGAGAACTGCACTCTGTGATAGGTGAGAATGGTGAGAGTGGTGAGAATCGTCCGGAACAACTCTCACCATTCTCACAATCTCCAGCCATCCTCCCCATCACCTACATCAACTCGGCTGCAACACTGAAGGCGTTTGTCGGAGACCAAGGCGGAACCGTGTGTACCTCCACCAACGCGCCGGCTGCCGTGAAATGGGCTCTGGAGCACGCCGGAAAGGTGCTCTTCTTCCCAGACCAGCACCTGGGGCGGAATACCGGCGTCAAGCTGGGCTACGATCCTAACGAGGACATGTGCGTCTGGGACCCGTTCAAGCCGCTCGGAGGAAATACTCCGGAGACGCTGAAAAGGGCGAAGTTCATCCTTTGGAAAGGGCATTGCTCGGTCCACCAGCGCTTCACCGTCGCGCAGATCGAAAAGGCGCGCGCCGAGCATCCTGGAGTGCAAGTGATTGTGCATCCGGAGTGCCCGCTCGACGTGGTGCAGGCAGCCGATTGCGCCGGTTCCACCGAGTTCATCATCAAGACCGTCTCGTCGTCGGACCCTGGAACGGTATGGGCCGTAGGGACAGAGATCAACTTGGTTTCGCGCCTAGCCAAGGAGCACGGCGATCGAACGGTCTTCTGCCTGGACAGCCAGGTCTGCCCTTGCTCCACCATGTACAGAATCCACCCCTCGTTCCTTCTGTGGGCTCTGGAGAACTTGGTTTCAGGCATCGTGGTGAACGAGATCATGGTCCCAGAAGAGGTCAAGGCGCCCGCCAAGGTTGCACTCGATCGCATGCTGCAACTGGCCTAGGGCCCGCTCTTCGTTCGATGTGACCCGTATTTGTACCGGATCGGCGCCGATTCCCCGTTAGGTTGCGGTTAAAGTCTCTGGAACTGCTGTATCATCTCCTTGTCGGTTCGGCCGTTCGGCCGTTATTTGGAGAGAAGGATGATACGAATTAAAACTGCACTTTGTGCAGGCTTGGTTTGCGCGAGCCTGCCTTCGTTTGGCTTAACCGTTTTTGATTTTGAAGATCAGGCGCTCGGTAGCACCTCTTTTTTGACGTCCACGAAAGACGGCATCACCATGGACGTCACCCAGGGTGGCGAGACCTTCGACGTTCAGGACATCACGTCCTTTGGGCGCCCTCTGACTTGGAAGACCCACACCCTGCTGCCCAACACGGGTGGGCGCACTCCCATGGTCGCCAACTTCAGCCAAAGCCTGTCGGCGGTCGAGATTCAATCGGGGGACTACTTCGCCGATGATGATCTGATCTACCTCGAGGGCTATGCCGGTCTGGACGGCACGGGCGGAATGGTGGCCTCCACCACGTTTAACTGGCCCGCGTCCTACGGTCTTCCGAACTACGCCGGTCTGACGATCTATGCTCCGTCGGGCTCGTCGATCCGCTCGATCAAGTTCGGTGGCGTCGGTCTTGGCGGCAACCAGAACATCTACTTCGATAACATCGCGGTAGAAGCCGTGCCGGAGCCCGCCGCTCTCGCTGCGCTTGGTATCGGCGCGATCGCGCTGATCCGACGCCGCAAGTAATCGGTTCCGCTCATTTCTGCGCAACGCTCTGGGGTTTCTCCAGGGCGTTGTCTATTT
The genomic region above belongs to Armatimonadota bacterium and contains:
- a CDS encoding cysteine synthase family protein, translated to MRPADLLDGVGYTPVIKLREASKETGCSIFAKSEFQNPGGSIKDSIAAFIISQAEKHGELRPGMTILEVTSGNTGIALSMVGARKGYKVRIMMPKTVSQERRAMIQGFGAELELIDQLTDILAAVHETRERAKKDTNLFLPSQFSNPNNPLCHETTTGPEILAQVPGTIDAFVMGVGTGGTLMGVGRALRKESPSVRVVAVEADESAVLSGDPPGHHGIQGLADGFIPDVVNVSEIDQVVRIKTAEAIEESHRITRTEGLLVGISSGANVLGAKAVAQALGPGHTIVTMLPDRGERYLSMG
- the nadA gene encoding quinolinate synthase NadA — encoded protein: MHQAPLPPEYQNLSPEETRTRIQAAKRAMGSRLVILGHHYQRDEIIEHADFRGDSYKLCKDAQRHPEAEFIVFCGVHFMAESADILTDKRVILPNLAAGCSMADMANIFQVRKCWRELHSVIGENGESGENRPEQLSPFSQSPAILPITYINSAATLKAFVGDQGGTVCTSTNAPAAVKWALEHAGKVLFFPDQHLGRNTGVKLGYDPNEDMCVWDPFKPLGGNTPETLKRAKFILWKGHCSVHQRFTVAQIEKARAEHPGVQVIVHPECPLDVVQAADCAGSTEFIIKTVSSSDPGTVWAVGTEINLVSRLAKEHGDRTVFCLDSQVCPCSTMYRIHPSFLLWALENLVSGIVVNEIMVPEEVKAPAKVALDRMLQLA
- a CDS encoding PEP-CTERM sorting domain-containing protein, which encodes MIRIKTALCAGLVCASLPSFGLTVFDFEDQALGSTSFLTSTKDGITMDVTQGGETFDVQDITSFGRPLTWKTHTLLPNTGGRTPMVANFSQSLSAVEIQSGDYFADDDLIYLEGYAGLDGTGGMVASTTFNWPASYGLPNYAGLTIYAPSGSSIRSIKFGGVGLGGNQNIYFDNIAVEAVPEPAALAALGIGAIALIRRRK